GTTGCGCCTTTATGGGTGAATTATCTTAGCACACTAACAATGTCCTCCTAAAAGTTGTGCTAACGCGGGTGAGGGATTTCGCTCTTTGTGTTAACAAAGCGCGCTTTCGCCATCGCTATACCGCTCGCTGTTACCCTCGCCTTGCCTGTTTCTTACCTGACGCCAAAACAGGAGCAGCAGATAGTTCAAACAAGATCTCCCCTCTCCCCATCAGCTTAGTGAATGCTGTTTATTGTCTTTTCCCTTCTGTGCGCAGGCACCACGCCGAACGCAGGAAACCGACTGAGCCAGATAATGGAAATGCGAACACGCGATAATATTGATCGGCAGTCATTAATCCCTCTCTCAACCTCGTAAACGGCAGGGGTTCACTATAAGAGTGATAAAACGTGCTTGCTCTTTTGTGGAAGGGTTATTAGCACTGAATTTTCTTTATTTCGCAGGTAGCAATAACGTTTATCCCTGCTGAAGTGCGTAATAATTACTATGAAACTGGCAACATACTTTTTTTGAGAAATATCATCCTGTGCTAAAAGGCCTTATACAAACCACGTAAACAGAGATAAGGATTTTTACTCGCCAAAACCGGGCGACGCGTTGAGACATTGCTGCTTAATATAGTTCTGAAGGCCGGTTATTTGTTTTTTGGCGATTTCAATTCGCTCCCGGAGAGTAAAATAATTCCGTTCAGCGGCGTCATTAAGTCGGGCGCCGGCTGCATCATCCAGGCGGGAGGCGGCGGCAGACGCGGCGGGACAGGTTGCCGCGACGCGCAGCCGCTTACGGCCAGCAGCAACATCCCGCTGCAGGCGATCGATAGTCGTTTTCGCATCGTTTAATTCTCGCGTGTATTTATCATCCAGTGCAGCAATCTCGCGCTGGCGCCGTTGGATCTCATCGAGGGCATGGTTGGCCTGACTAAACTGCCGTTCAGCCGTGTCAGCACGCTGTAACTGCTCAGCAGCGGCATAGCGGTAATACCCGGCCAGCCCTCCCACAGCGACAAAAGCCGCAAGCAACAGACCAGTTAATATTATTCGCCAGTTAAAGATCATCTGCGTTCTCCGCCAGGCACATTGAACGTTCCATCTCGCGGCGGTTCATCAAGCCGCGCCATCTCATACCACCAGCGTAAACCCAGCGGTGCAGTTCTTCACAGGCGCTTTCGACATCACCGGCATTGAGCTTCTTCAGCAGAGTGGAGTGAGAAAAAGCGTCTATCCCCACGTTATAAGTAAAGCTGTAGAGGGCGGCGCGTTGATACTCGCCCAGCGGCACTTTTATAAGCGGATCAACCTGCTGTTTCAGTTGCCGGATGCGTTGATGTAAAAGCTGATCACACTCCCCATCGCTGTAGGTCTTGCCCTTAATCACTTCGGGCCCGGTTATTCCGTCACAGACCGTCCAGACGCCAATGACATCTTTATAAGGCTGGTAAGTCCGCCCTTCGACGCCATCCTTACCGCCAAGGAAAGCCGTTGTAATCAACATGGCGCCGCTGCCGGCGGCTGTAATCAGTTTATTGCGTAGACTGTTGGACATAGCCATAATCTCTCCCTCTTTGGCAGTCCGCAGCCGTGCTGCTGTGTAAGACAGCGTCAGCTTGCGTTTATCATACCCGTTTTGCCACATCAGATTTGCGTCAGTGGAAGCGTCAAGCGATTATCAATCCGGTTTATTTTCTATCGATAAGAAACCGCAGATAAAAGTGCGCAGAGCGCGTGAAAACCCGCTTCATCCCATCATCTGATATCAATAAAGTTTTAATTCAAACCGATATCACATAAATAAACCAACGCAGTCATTAACCTTTCGAGACTATTTTTACGCGCGAAAGGCTGGAATGGATAAAGATTTAGCGATTAACCCGGCGTTAATTTTACCCCCTATTTCTTATAAAAGGCTTTTACTCTTTTGGGTGCGGCAATAATGCTATTTATATCGGCTAAAACTCTTATCCCTGCTGTCGCAGAGGTAGACTATTACTACAACGTCATGCCCTAACGCCGGTTTATCGCTTAGCGCCTTCATTAATTTAATCATTCTATTTCCTGATTCAACGTTTGCCTGCGTATTGCCCCCTTGAGGCTAATCGGGCCACGTTCGTACTGGGGATAGTAAGCTGTACGCATAAAAAACGGGGCTGTATAACTGAACAGCGCCCGTTTAGGGCGATGAAAATTGACGCAGATACATCAACCAGCACAGGCTTAGCAGGTAAATGCGCCTTGATATTAAACGGCGCCCTCTCCAGGGCGCCGAGTCTCTTATCAGAAGTAAGCCAGTTTTCGGTTGACCCCGTTAATCTTAACCGTGATATAGCCTGCCGGTGCCGCTGAGGCGGCCGGTGCCTCTGCCGCGGCGGTAGCCAGCGTCACAATGTTATTATCAAAACCGTAGCCGGCGGCTCCGTTGTGATAGGTCATCTTAGTGGCCAGCTTCAGGCGACTTTTATTGCTGAGATCCGGGGTATTTTCCGTGAAGTCAGGATAAAACAGCGAGCTTTGGCCTTCATCGAAACGGGTTGGGCCCGTGTTTTTAAGATTCAGGATCACATCGCCGCAGTTCGCTTTCAGTTTGACCCACACTTCACAGGTTCCGCCTGAGTTAGCCGACAACACAAAGCAATCATTCACGCCAGAATCGCCTTCGAAATGGATATTACCGTCAACGGCGTTATCTGAGCGATAGAGGTTAACGTAAGTTTTGCCGCACACATTGCTGAGCAACGGCGCGTCAACGGGTTTGGTATCAACGTCCGTCTTAGACTTACCGTTAATTTCCAGATGCCAGTGCTGGTTAGCATAGCGGAAATGAAATTTCCCTACGTGGAACCATTTATCTTCGGTGGTGCGGTTACTGATACGGTAGCCGGAGTACCAGCCGGCACGCAGCGAGCCGGTCATGACCGTGCCGTAGTTCTCATCACGGCGCCAGCCATCCTCATAGGCGCTCAGCCAGCCGGCGCTGGTCGGCGACAGGTCGACGCGTCCGCCAGACTGCAGATTCAGCGCGCGAAACATTACGCGCGCATGGCTCATCACCATGGGGTTATCGGAAGATTCAATACTGAGCGCATCGATGATCCACTGGCCGTTAGTTAAATCCCCCGGGAAGCGGGTGTGTTCAATCCAGACGTTAC
This DNA window, taken from Mixta gaviniae, encodes the following:
- a CDS encoding lysis protein encodes the protein MIFNWRIILTGLLLAAFVAVGGLAGYYRYAAAEQLQRADTAERQFSQANHALDEIQRRQREIAALDDKYTRELNDAKTTIDRLQRDVAAGRKRLRVAATCPAASAAASRLDDAAGARLNDAAERNYFTLRERIEIAKKQITGLQNYIKQQCLNASPGFGE
- a CDS encoding lysozyme, which translates into the protein MSNSLRNKLITAAGSGAMLITTAFLGGKDGVEGRTYQPYKDVIGVWTVCDGITGPEVIKGKTYSDGECDQLLHQRIRQLKQQVDPLIKVPLGEYQRAALYSFTYNVGIDAFSHSTLLKKLNAGDVESACEELHRWVYAGGMRWRGLMNRREMERSMCLAENADDL